A single region of the Triticum dicoccoides isolate Atlit2015 ecotype Zavitan chromosome 2B, WEW_v2.0, whole genome shotgun sequence genome encodes:
- the LOC119367793 gene encoding uncharacterized protein LOC119367793, giving the protein MPGREDEAFADEESSQCSSGCQSGWTLYLEHSGSGQQQRRTLPYVQPGDVLRQMLPQVEYSDDEEEDSMVSDASSGLPPHLRGEEEELLQVQGQTSMLSQQRRSAFGGDQCHSGWGGSRHSASLSGSRSFISTRSRSSGDMRSRKKRRAVVQRQDEPATRRHGVFDDDDDLHDTASSSDVIAPAAVVEAMKDGMDLQPSCAFSVRSTGMQGLAMLHHNS; this is encoded by the coding sequence ATGCCGGGGAGAGAAGACGAAGCCTTCGCTGACGAGGAGAGCTCGCAGTGCAGCAGCGGCTGCCAGTCCGGCTGGACCCTGTACCTGGAGCATTCCGGGTCAGGCCAGCAGCAACGTCGCACGCTGCCATACGTGCAGCCCGGCGACGTCCTGAGGCAGATGCTGCCGCAGGTGGAATactccgacgacgaggaggaggattcTATGGTCTCCGACGCGTCCTCCGGCCTGCCGCCGCACCTGCGCGGCGAAGAGGAGGAGCTGCTGCAAGTGCAAGGTCAGACCAGCATGCTTTCACAGCAGCGTCGGTCGGCCTTCGGCGGCGACCAATGCCACTCCGGCTGGGGTGGCAGTCGTCACAGCGCGAGCCTCTCTGGCTCCCGTTCCTTCATCTCCACGAGGTCTCGTAGTTCGGGCGatatgaggagcaggaagaagaggAGGGCCGTCGTCCAACGGCAGGATGAGCCGGCGACGCGTCGCCATGGTGtcttcgacgacgacgacgatctcCACGACACCGCGAGTTCGTCCGACGTCATTGCTCCCGCGGCAGTGGTGGAAGCTATGAAGGATGGTATGGACCTGCAGCCAAGCTGCGCCTTCTCGGTTCGAAGCACCGGCATGCAGGGTCTCGCGATGCTGCACCATAACTCATGA